The Solea solea chromosome 15, fSolSol10.1, whole genome shotgun sequence genome segment tggtgctgagaggggaaaacttgtttgaggtgtgaacaggttggtggtggacaggactcttaggcttaaaggcgacatagaatgcttgtatcacacatatatgttagttatggaggtctacttacatatattaacttgttttcatgattaaaaacctcctaatcgctgcaaacgagccgatcaaaatatctcctcactgacgctcttgtcagccgcgctgtttcagaccaaacagttgctgtgattggccagccaacgagagctttacaactgtcctgtgattggccaggtacctggaagtgacgtaatagatagaccagctctcagatacacagctccccctctggcacggtggatgctctgcatctcagcagctacaacgagactagttcttcttcttcttctgcggttgaatgtacgcaaccggatgtgcccggactagtgcccgcaccaggaggcgctacggtggtgaggatttctgatgacgacatcaaattaaggaagtgtcgatccgcttcgcagagcccaggaaaacaatacaacactattttctcagcagtggctgaactgtttgttctgaaactttagggtttcataaacgaggtaatgacgcagatacacacacaaacgcagcgttaattggagcttccggtctatgtcacctttaacactacagtcacccagctgccctgtttgtctcccggctgcacgggagctgctgagcgagctaatgctatgtggtcAGCACCGACTACAGGGGACTGGctaactgatttagcttctatggtgcAGAGCCGAGTTTCTACCTCACTAAGCCTCGCCTCCACCCTAGCCAGTAAGCTACACTTTTTACAAGTACTTTTATCGctaaaggaggaagaggagtagctaaacatgtggcacacaacacagacacgcacaaagTGTGTTGTTTGAAGCATAAGCACATGTGGTTGTGTTTGGGTGCGAACACATTAtactctgagtgagtgagtgagtgagtcggGGCAGGAATAATGATCTAAAGAAACTGACTTATAACAGCCTTTATAACAGAAAACTGGTTAAACATGAATCAGAGTCATGAACGTGAACGTGAGCGGCTGCAGGACAGgctcattgtttgtgttgctaAGCAACCATCAAGTCAGTCCGGTTGTGGAAATGTTTCTGTTGGTGGAGTCATCCATTCATATCTGctcacataaaacaataataacaataataataataataataataataaatggtgCAGGAGTAAAGCTGGTAATGAAACATTTATTGatgaagtatttaaaaaaatacaaataatgtatATCTTGCAGCTGGTCGCacaagctcctccccctccccaatCCCCTCCCCCTCTCAAACATCTGTTTCTAACTGTCCaaaaatggtgaaaaacaaagaaatcaacatgttttaaagttgtcgtATTGTCAGAACAGTCGAGtaaatgtttggtgtgtgagcgtctgaggctttcagcaactcccacatttacatctgtgacaaacagctgttttaaaatcaccctcgtcttcatttttaaaagaaactcCAGAGCagagttttaacatgggagtgaatgtgAGGTTTGAGCAGAACTCtcgttttaaagaaaaactgtaattcatatgaaaatgaaaacgtgtttgtgtggtttgtcattattttcatggaccaacacacactctgtgaacacgtccaaaaaaaagtacaaaactgtttaaaaaacgtaatatgtatcaaaacttCGACAAAAGTCATGTGACCCAGTCATTCAACCAcgtctctacgttaaagtatgaccacactgtgatgctccaaagtgggcggGGTTTGGATCGTTtaccattcatgtgtatgtggaaattattttgCAGTTTCTTGCaatttttgtcaccatggttactaGAAAAGTTATAGCACaccattcctgtgtgtgtgtctgtgtgtgtgtctgtgtgagagtctgtgtgtgtgtgtgtgtctgtgtgtgtgtctgtgtgagagtctgtgtgtgtgcgtgtgtctgtgtgagagtctgtgtgtgtgtgtgtgtgtctgtgtgagagtctgtgtgtgtgcgtgtgtctgtgtgagagtctgtgtgtgtgtgtgtgtctgtatgacagtctgtgtgtgtgtgtgtgcctgtgtgtgtgtgtatgtgtgagagtatgtgtgtgtgtgtctgtctgtttgtctgtgtctgtgtgagagtctgtgtgtgtgtgtgcgtgtgatgtgtgtgtgtgtgtgtgtatgtgtgagagagagagtctgtgtgtgtgtgtgtgtgtgtttttgtgagagtctgtgtgagagtctgtgtgtgtgtgtgtgtctgtgtctgtgtgagagtctctctgtgtgtgtgtgtgtgtctgtgtgagagtctgtgtgtgtgtctgtatgacagtctgtgtgtgtgtgtgtctgtgtctgtgtgagagtatgtgtgtgtgtgtctgtctgtgtctgtgtgagagtctgtgtctgtgtgtgcgtgtgatgtgtgtgtgtgtgtgtgtgtatgtgtgagagagagagtctgtgtgtgtgtgtgtttttgtgagagtctgtgtgtgtgtgtgtgtgtgtgtgtgtgtgtgtgtctgtgtgtgtgtgtgtgagagtctgtgtgtgtgtgtgtttgtgtctgtgtgagagtctctctgtgtgtgtgtgtgtgtgtgtctgtgtgagagtctgtgtgtgtgtctgtatgacagtctgtgtgtgtgtgtgtctgtgtctgtgtgagagtatgtgtgtgtgtgtgtctgtttgtctgtgtctgtgtgagagtctgtgtgtgtgtgtgtgcgtgtgatgtgtgtgtgtgtgtatgtgtgagagagagagtctgtgtgtgtgtgtgtttttgtgagagtctgtgtgtgtgtgtgtgtgtgtgtgtgagagagtctgtgtgtgtgtgtgtctgtgtctgtgtgagtctctgtgtgtgtgtgtgtgtgtgtgtctgtgtgagagtctgtgtgtgtgtctgtatgacagtctgtgtgtgtgtgtgtctgtatctgtgtgagagtatgtgtgtgtgtgtgtctgtttgtctgtgtctgtgtgagagtctgtgtgtgtgtctgtgtctgtgtgagagtctgtgtgtgtgtttttgtgagagtctctgtgtgtgtgtgtgtgtgtctgtgtctgtgtgagagtctgtgtgtgtgtgtgtgagagtgtgtgtgtgagagagtctgtgtgtgtgtgtctgtgtctttgtgagagtctgtgtgtgtgtgtgcgtgtgatgtgtgtgtgtgtgtgtgtgtgtgtgtgagagagtgagagagagagtctgtgtgagagtctgtgtgtgtgtgtttttgtgagagtctctgtgtgtgtgtgtgtgtgtgtgtgtgtgtgtgtctgtgtctgtgtgagagtctgtgtgtgtgtgtgagagtctgtgtgtgtgtgtgtgtgtctgtgtctttgtgagagtctgtgtgtgtgtgtctgtctgtgtgagagtctgtgtgtgtgtttttgtgagagtctctgtgtgtgtgtgtgtgtgtgtgtgtgtgtgtgtctgtgtctgtgtgtgtgtgtgtgtgtgtgtgagagtgtgtgtgtgagagtctgtgtgtgtgtgtgtgtgtgtgtctgtgtctgtgtgagagtctgtgtgtgtgtgtgtgagagtctgtgtgtgtgtgtgtgtgtgtgtgtgtgtgagagagtctgtgtgtgtgtgtctgtgtctttgtgagagtctgtgtgtgtgtgtgcgtgtgatgtgtgtgtgtgtgtgtgtgtgtgagagagtgagagagagagtctgtgtgagagtctgtgtgtgtgtgtttttgtgagagtctctgtgtgtgtgtgtgtgtgtgtgtgtgtctgtgtctgtgtgagagtctgtgtgtgtgtgtgagagtctgtgtgtgtgtgtgtgtgtgtgtgtgtgtgtgtgtgtgtgtctgtgtctttgtgagagtctgtgtgtgtgtgtctgtctgtgtgagagtctgtgtgtgtgtttttgtgagagtctctgtgtgtgtgtgtgtgtgtgtgtgtgtgtgtgtgtgtgtgtgtgtgtgtgtgtctgtgtctgtgtgtgtgtgtgtgtgtgagagtctgtgtgtgagagtctgtgtgtgtgtgtgtgtgtctgtgtctgtgtgagagtctgtgtgtgtgtgtgtgagagtctgtgtgtgtgtgtgtgtgtgtgtctgtgtctgtgtctttgtgagagtctgtgtgtgtgtgtgtgtgtgtgtgtgtgtcacagtgttctgtttttattttgtttatgttttcataAATGTCGATGAGCAGGTTTTTATGTTGATGGTGGAGGATCAGGTGACTGCACCACCcaacagcaggtgtgtgtgtgtgtgcctgtgtgtgtgtctgtgtgagagtctgtgtgtgtgtgtgtgtgtgtgtgtgtgtgcctgcctgtgtgtgtgtgggtattactaatgttgtggggacctaaaactgtttacacagtcacataatggggacttgtctttcttgtggggacaaaaatcaagtccccacaacgtaaatgactacattttaaggtgatgttttaaggttaggattaggattaggattaggccagtagtaattgtggttcaGGTTAGACtaatctccaggaaatgaatgtaagtcaatgcaatgtcccctcaagtctcgaatgtccaacgtgtgtgtgtgtgtgtgtgtgtgtgttcgtgggtgtgtgtgtgtgtgtgtttgtgggtgtctCATTTGTCAAAGAACACATTGATATTTCACACAATAGCAGACAATGTTGTCCCACAATCCCTTGCAGCAGCATCAACATTATTCAAAGAcattcaccttcatcatcatcatcactgtcatgtgacaccatgaacagaaacatgtgatggtgctgccctcttgtggtcagAGCAGAGAACTGAAGATAGACGAGCAGTTCCatttaaaacaactttatttaactcctgtgtgtgtctgtgtgtgcctctgtgtgtgtgtgtgtgtgtgtgtgtgtgtgtgtgtgtgtgtctctgtctgtgtctgtgtgagagtctgtgtgggtgtgtgtgtgtctctgtgtctctgtgtgtgtgtgtgtgtgtgtgtgtgtgtgtatgtctctgtgtctctgtgtgtgtgtatgtctctgtgtctgtgtgtgtgtgtatgtctctgtgtgtgtgtgtgtgtgtgtgtgtgtctgtgtgtgtgtgtatgtgtgtgtgtgtgtgtatgtctctgtgtctgtgtgtgtgtgtatgtctctgtgtctgtgtgtgtgtgtatgtctctgtgtgtgtgtgtgtgtgtgtgtgtgtctgtgtgtgtgtgtgtatgtgtgtgtgtgtgtgtgtctgtgtgtgtgtgtgtgtgtgtgtgtgtctgtgtgtctgtgtgtgtgtaagcatcATGCATGTTACAGGCTTCAGGCTTCTGTTTGTCGAGTGGGCGGagtcagtgcagcagcagttaACTGGGAAAACTTGATATGATGCAGCGTAGAATGATGATGTCATTCCACACTGACCAATCACCTGAgagcatcagtgtgtgtctgtgtgtgcctctgtgtgtgtgtgtgtgtatgtctctgtgtctctgtgtgtgtgtgtgtatgtctctgtgtctctgtgtgtgtgtgtgtgtgtatgtctctgtgtctctgtgtgtgtgtatgtctctgtgtctgtgtgtgtgtgtatgtctctgtgtctctgtgtgtgtgtgtgtgtgtgtgtgtgtgtctgtgtgtgtgtatgtgtgtgtgtgtgtgtgtgtatgtctgtgtgtgtgtgtgtgtgtgtgtgtgtgtgtctgtgtgtctgtgtgtgtgtaagcatcATGCATGTTACAGGCTTCAGGCTTCTGTTTGTCGAGTGGGCGGagtcagtgcagcagcagttaACTGGGAAAACTTGATATGATGCAGCGTAGAATGATGATGTCATTCCACACTGACCAATCACCTGagagcatcagtgtgtgtgtgtgtgtgagagacgcaGTGACAGTGGATCCATGGCAACATGATGGACGATGAATACAAGAGCTTCTTGTTAATGaggttaaataacacacactaCACGGTAGACTGTAGATTGGGGGTtgtggaggtcaaaggtcaaaccgATGGACtctgaagaagagaagaaaaaaaataatcagctgattcacaaaaaacaaacgtcCAGTTTGACTGAACTCACCTGCTGATCGGCTGCTTCATTCTGTTCTGCTGCAACTGCTTCTGTCTTTGGAAGATCAGCCTGCAGGGGGAGGagcacaggtcacatgaccatcCCCAGACTCCACCCACAATCAAGCCTACGTTTctgatttaaatcattttgaatgtttttatcgTGTGgaataatcatttaatcatttaatctgAAGTCAGATTAACAAAGCACTGACTGTAAATAAAGATGATAAACTGGCATCTGCTCATAAGGAGGGGGGACGTGGCTTATGAGCTATACTGCAGCCAGCCACCAGGGGCTGATCAATCTTTATTTACAGTCATCGTTTAAATCATCACACGAGAGAAACGTGTTAGTGAAACATTAAAGAGAACGATCAAAAATCTGACTGTAAATCTACGAAAAACACCCTGGATGTTAGTCCCGCCCCCAAACATGACGCAGGCAATGATGGACAGGACGTTACATTGACAAAAGTTAGTCAGAAGTTAACTAAACTTCATCAGACAGAAGATTGCTAAAGCTTAGCCACATGGTGCTAATGTTAGCTAAGCGTTAGCTACAAAGTAACCAAAAGATGATCAGAAAGTTTAATACAAAAGATTTtgaaactgagacaaaaaaaacgatGAGTCAAATGTTTGACGTCACCAACTTTAACATGTTTATTCTTATCATTTGACCATTGTCCCCGTTTCGTTGAttccaaaacatttttgaaatcaCTCATTCATAaattcactcatttatttattaattggaTAAATTCTTAGTTTTAACTGGAGGACATTTACAGTCAGAAGGTCACAACCTCAGGCAGCGAGCCTCAAGCCATGCAGTCAGTATGTCAGTCAAACCTGCCCCTCCCCCTCATACACCCCCCAACCAATCAGGCACCTCCTCAGCCACTGGTCCCGCCTCCTCCTGtcctcagccaatcacatttGTGAGTAAAGACAAGaaaattaaagttatttaaaCGCTATTTCGTTTGGTTGTAATCTGCACTTCAACCACTGGATGTCACTAAATTCTACACACTGCTCCTTTAAAGGagacaaagaacaaaaatgtatcattaaacgtaaaaagttgaaataaaatgtgaaaaatcttaatctaataacaataatactctTAAAACTGCAGTACTTGACTTTGTCCACAGCACTGGtcagtggtcatgtgacatgtcATCACTCACCTTGCTAACGAATCCGCTCGCCACAGCTGCAGTCTCCACCCCCTCCACTGTTGCCTGGGCGACCTCGTTGGCCCCGGTAACCGCGGTGTCGGCAACAACGTTCGCCTGTTCAGTCGTTTTCTGAGCAActggaagataaaaaaaacccaaaatgttcaaatgttcgTACGACTGAAACGACACGTATGCTGCATCCAGccagcaggaggcgctgcaggtgtttgtttacctgtgttgACTCCAGTGACCACGCCCTCCATCGTCTTGTTTcctgaagcaaagaaacaaaccaaaagTCACATGACTGTTCAGACtcctggggctaatgctaagctctttctttctttctttctttctttctttctttctttctttctttctttctgtctttctttctttctttctttctttctgtctttctttctttctgtctttctttcttcagacacagaataaaaacaggaaaagtcacgtactgcagctttaagtccaGCTGCAGACAGCGCCCTTCGTGATGAGCAcagaatctttttttcttccactctGAATTTGAAGgtctttctctcctccccctccctcattCATCCCTTCatcatctcttcttcttctctatcATCATGAATTGCAATTTTCTTCCATCGTCGCTTATATTGTTGAGATTTTAATAATTCATaactccttccttccttcctccctccctccctccctctctggtGTTAAATGTCTCTCGTCCTCATGTCACCTCATgtcaaattaactttttttctctttcgtcatttttttgtgtagtttaaaaaaactatgagacttttttgttgaattttgttctccttccctccttccctccttccctccttcctttcttccctcCGTCCTCTCACCGACATATTTGACGCTCTCCTTGGTCTTGGTCGCTGCCTCCTCCACGCCGGCCTTCGTCTTCTCGGCAGCGGCCACCACTCCGCCCTTGGCCATGGAGAATCCTTTCTTCAGAGCGTCCATGatgcttctctctctttctttctttcttcctgtctTTTTCGCTCTCTACCTCTTCTTCTTTAGCTCGGTGtctctctgttcttcttctccttcctttgCTCCGTCTGCCTCCGTCGTCTTGTCTCCTCTCGTCTGCCAACAATCTGTTCTTCCTGCtaatggaagagagagagagagagagagagaggagagagagagagagagagagagagagggagagagagggagagagagagggagagagagcgagagagagagagagagagagagggagagagagggagagggagagagagagagcttttcCTGGAAAAGGATGGAGAGAATAATTTAGAAGAAGCAACTGGAACAAACAAACTAAGGAGGAAAGAAGTGGTAGAGTGAGGTAGAGATGAAAGGAGAATAgagagaagatgaatgaatgaatgaataaacattaGATGGATGGCTGAACAAATGAACGAATGATTGACACTAACCCTTGGCTGTTTGACAAGTATCGTAAATAAGTTATCATGGGGGTGTGGCCTTGTGACATCAAAGACAAGTTGTTGGTTACGTTTTGTTGTCTGAACatcattaaagctgtagtacgcaACTTTTAAACCGCTCTGTATCGAGATCTCGTGTCACATCTCTGAGCTGATTctacagagtgtgtgtctgtgtgtgcacacactctAACAGGAACCTGAATGTGACTCAGcaaaacacgcgcacacacacgcacagacacacacacacacacacacagagacccgTCTATTTTTAGACCCACTTTCATTTGGTCGTTTTCCAGGATGGATGGCGACATTATGGGCTGCTGTGCGTTACCGTGGTGATAAGAGCTGTCAGTGCAACAGAAGGGATCAatactgagcacacacacacacacacacacacacgcacagtcagTGAATCCATCTACAGcccattttaacttgttttaatgtgttcatcAAAACATTTCTCTGATTTCACTCTGTCACCAATAGGGGGCAGAGTCATCTTTAACTGGTGAcgttactgttattgttatttatcttACTCATAGatgaatgttttaaatcatgttCTCATGGTCTTACAGAAATACAAACGAtgcagtcgccccctggtggacattcaagagaatacagtgTGTGATCGCAGTTGAGTGAAGTATTGGAGTAAAGTAGTTACTACGAACCACATCGGTGTGATTCGTAGTCCCATGGTAACAACATTTTCTCaaaaagggaaaacacaaaTCGCTGCACACTGTGTGTACGACGTTATgatgtcaacaaaaacaaaaaaaagtaacacatgcaaactgctgtaaaacaaccacagaagaagaaaaaaaacaccagctgATGTTATGTCACgtcatgtgatgtcatgtgatgcaGCTATGTGCTCACCCTGTCTGTACAACTCGCTCTGAATCACCTGGGTGAGGAATCCAGCAGCTGGATGCtaatttactgtgtgtgtgtgtgggtataactaatgttgtggggacctaaaactgtttacacagccacattatggggacttgtctttcttgtgtggacaaaaatcaagtccccacaacttAAATtagtacattttaaggtgaagatatgttttaaggttaggttagggttagggttaggattacgccagtagtaattgtggttaagcttagagtaagtctccaagtcatgaatgtccaacgtgtgtgtgtgtgtgtgtgtgctggtttactgctgcctcgtgatcactttgtgtcactgctgctttCTTCTGGACTTGGTCCTTGTCGACGCTGCTTAGGAACTCGTAAAGTTCCTTTAACACTGGCCTGGCACCCACGAAGTTGGTCCCATGATCTGACCCTAGTTTTCTTGGGGGGCCCCGAGGGCTGTGAAGCGCTGGTACACTTTTAAGAATCCATCCGAGATCTTCCACGATGTCAGCATGCACAGCTCTTGAAGCCATACAACTGAATGCCACACCCCCTGACACCTTTGTGTCAATCCGGGTTCTCCCTGGGTGATGGTTTGGACCCTGCTTGCGTCCTTGCTGACGACAAGTCTGTTTAGTGTCGTTACAGGAAATGCGACCCCCTTTGGGCAGCCAGGCACAGGTCGTTGAATACAGTTTCAAGTTCTTTCACTGTCAGTACTGCCTCCCACTTTGCTGGAATAGGGGCTCTTCCTATACAAGCCAACCACTTCTTCATGGCCCTTCGGGCATAACCAACTGCTCCACAGAGCTTGGCTGGAGAGCTGTACCTTCTTGGACCCACTTGGTCTATGAGTGTGGCTCCCCACAGTGTCTCATTTTCCTTGGTCTCAACAGAGGTCGATTTTGTTTCGTATCCGGAGGACTCTAGAGGCCTGCTAACTTCATCTGTGTCTACTAGGCCTTCACCACAGGAGTTTAACAACTTCTTTGCAAGAGCTCTGGTGAGGACCGCTGTAAAGGCTTTCCTCTGGAGTTTGCTGACTGTCTCCCTAGCATCACCTGCCACTTCTGCTGCGAATTTCATGGGCCAATCCTCGACCGGACTAGACAGGAACTCGGGACCCTTTTGCCACACAGAGCGTTCATCTAGCTGTCCAGGTGAGCACCCCCTCGTGACGAAGGCATCGACATTGACTTCACCTGGGACCCACCACCAATCGGTTACGGGCCCAGCCTTCTGAATCTCTCCTGTTCGCAAAGAACATCTGGAATCcgtagctctctctctctgaatggCTCCCAGCATCGTCTGGCAGTCAACAAATTGAAACCACTTCTCCACTTCTAATCTCCCATGCTTCACCACGTATCCTTGC includes the following:
- the sncga gene encoding synuclein, gamma a isoform X2, with protein sequence MDALKKGFSMAKGGVVAAAEKTKAGVEEAATKTKESVKYVGNKTMEGVVTGVNTVAQKTTEQANVVADTAVTGANEVAQATVEGVETAAVASGFVSKADLPKTEAVAAEQNEAADQQSPSV
- the sncga gene encoding synuclein, gamma a isoform X1; this translates as MDALKKGFSMAKGGVVAAAEKTKAGVEEAATKTKESVKYVGNKTMEGVVTGVNTVAQKTTEQANVVADTAVTGANEVAQATVEGVETAAVASGFVSKEEAGPVAEEADLPKTEAVAAEQNEAADQQSPSV